The genomic stretch ATAAACTTTGGAGGCTGAAATGAAGCAGGATATGATTATATTATTAGATCTAGGTAGCCGAAATAATTCCGCTATTGCTAGGGGGATTCGTGATCTTGGTGTATATAGTGAGATTCACCCACACGATATTACACTGGAGCAACTTTCCCGACTGCCAAACATTAAAGGTATTATTATTAATGGAGGGACCAATAATCACATCGATGGGGTAAAGATCGACGTTGATCATAGAATCTATAAATCTGGTTTACCTATTATGGTGGTTAATCATGAGCCGGCAGAAGGCGAACACATCATCGCAAATTGGCCGGAAAATGACCAAGAAATAAGTAAAGTTTTGCGTTCCTTTGTCTTTAATACCTGCGAAGCAGTACCCAATTGGAATATGAAAAACTTCATAGAAGATCAAGTAGAGCTAATAAAAAGACAGGTGGGTGACAAAAAGGTTTTACTCGCCTTATCCGGTGGCGTAGATAGCTCAGTGGTGGCCGCTTTGCTACTTAAAGCTATTGGCAAAAAGTTAGTGTGCGTGCACGTCAACCACGGGCTGATGCGCAAGGGTGAATCAGAAGGTGTCCTTGAAGTATTTAAGAATCAAATGGATGCCAACCTCGTCTATGTTGATGCTAGCGAACGCTTCTTGAACAAGTTAGCAGGCGTTGCCGATCCGGAGGAAAAACGCAAAATCATTGGTGCTGAATTTATTCGCGTCTTTGAAGAGGAAGCACGGAAGTTGGAAGGCATTGAATTCCTTGCTCAAGGTACCATTTATCCGGATATAGTAGAAAGTGGTACAAAAACCGCCAGCGTTGTAAAATCCCATCATAATGTCGGTGGATTACCTGATGATCTTCAGTTTTCCTTAGTAGAGCCTTTATATCATCTCTTTAAGGATGAAGTCAGAGCCTGCGGTATTGAGCTGGGCCTGCCCGCAACCATGGTCTATAGGCAACCTTTCCCTGGACCTGGCCTCGGCGTACGTTGTCTCGGTGCTATCAATAAAATACGTCTAGAGGCAGTAAGAGAATCCGATGCGATTTTAAGAGAAGAATTTGAGATTGCCGGTTTAGACAAAAAGGTCTGGCAATACTTTACTATCGTTCCCGACTTTAAGTCAGTGGGTGTCAAGGATCATGCGCGAAGTTATGAATATCCTGTTATTATTCGAGCCATCAATACCATTGATGCCATGACTGCCAGCATCGAACCGATTGACTGGCCTATTCTTCTAAAAATTACGGATCGCATTTTAAAAGAAGTTCCCTATATTAATCGAGTTTGCTATGATTTAAGTCCGAAACCTTGCGCCACCATCGAGTGGGAGTAATAAGGGAATCAAACAGGAGCGGCCATACCCCAGAGGTGGGTGTGATCCGCTCCTGTTTTTTCAATGATCTCTTAACTAAACAGCTCCGGTTCCCTGCGGAGAGTACAGGCTGCTTCCAACTCATGCTTATGGTTTAGATAACCCGCATCATCAAAATACTTAGCCTCTACCGGGCACTTCTTCACACATGCGCAGCATTTGATACAGGGTCCGGTTATGCGGGAGACATCCTCAAGGTCGATGGATCCCATCGGACACAGTTGGGCGCAAAGCTTGCAGTCGATACAGGAGCTGCTGGTTTGTGGGGTAATTTTACGAAAATCAAAGGGATTGCCCTCTTTGTCCTTTGCTACATAATAAGGGCGGTAGGGCTTCATCCCTTTTACCTGGAGATCTACGAAGGATAGTTCAGCATTCATTTTGCTATAGATCTGGCGGGCAAATTCGCTAACCACAGCCATATCCTTGTCATCAGGACGGCCTTGGGCGAGTTCCTTAGAGAAGGAATGTTCGCCGACAAAGGCTCCTGCAGAAATCACAACAAAGTCGTTAGCCTCCATGATATCCTTAAGCTCGATCAAAGCATCATCATAGTTTCTATTGCCGTAGACAACCACCGAAATTCCCAAGGCTCCCTGGCCGGTCACCGTATTCAGATATTTTAACAAGACGTTAGGTACCCTCCCAGCGATAACCGGAACCCCCACGATGACGAGATCGTCTTTAGTGTAGGAAACTGCCTGTTTTCTCGCTTCGGGGAAGGTAAAATCCTTTTCATTAAGCGAAATCTCCCCGTCCAGCTTCGCCAGCTCTTCAGCAATTCCCCTGACAATTTTTCGGGTGGTGCCGGTTCCGCTGAAAAACATTGCCGTAATTCTTTTTTTCATCCCCATCCCCCTCATTATCTCCTTTATCTATAACCACATTATACTACTTATCTGGTCCTCTATTGGACCTTTTATTAAATATTCCGAAAATAATTAACACATTCTTATATGCCCTCAACTGCTGGTCTTAATAATGCCATTGTTAAATGTATCGTTCATCAATAAACAGGAAAAGGGTCTAGACATACACTCAGGGCGATGTGACAGAATACAATGCTATATGGAGTTTGCGGCAAACACTTAAAGGCATGATTATGACGCTTAAAAAGAATTGCTTCATTGTTATATTGGTATATCGGTACATCAATCAATTATGATTTCTGAAAGGGTTGAGTTAAATGTATAATGGTTATAACCCCAACGGCCCTCTTTTTCCTCCTTCAAGGGACTGCGGACCACATCCATTTGTTGTGAATATTGAACAAGCCACGTTGCAAAATAACACGTTCCGCACTGCCTTGTGGACCGGATCTCACCTGCAGCTTACCTTGATGAGTATCAATGTGGGGGATAGCATAGGCTTGGAAATTCATCCTGCTGTTGATCAATTTCTTCGCATCGAACAAGGTCAAGGCCTTGTTATGATGGGAGACAGTGCAGATAGACTTTATTACCAGCAAAGAGTGGGCGACGATTATGCTATAGTTATACCGGCGGGTAAATGGCACAATGTGATCAATACGGGTCGTGTACCTCTTAAATTGTACTCTATTTATGCACCACCTCAACATCCGCACGGCACTGTTCATACAACAAAAAGGGATGCTGATGAGCATCACACGTACTAACTAACTAACCACCCAACCAACTAACTATTAACTAATTAACTTACCACTAGAACAACGTTCTTTCCAAGCAAAAAAGATCACTGCAGAAGCTTCTGCAGTGATCTTTTTTGCTTGGATGAGGCTATGAGAGGACTATTGATTTTTACGGAATAAACCCTCTATCTTATCTTTATATTCTTCTGCTTTATCTTCGATTCTATCAGCAATTTTCTCAGCTTTCGCTTCGGCAACATCTTTCCATTCCTCTGCACGGTCCGCGATATTTTCCAGCTTGTTTTCCAGGGAATCCTTAATCCCATCAGTTCGGGCGGCGATACCTTCCGCTTTATCTTCTACTAAATCTCTTACTTCATTTACTTTTGATT from Desulfitobacterium dichloroeliminans LMG P-21439 encodes the following:
- the guaA gene encoding glutamine-hydrolyzing GMP synthase: MKQDMIILLDLGSRNNSAIARGIRDLGVYSEIHPHDITLEQLSRLPNIKGIIINGGTNNHIDGVKIDVDHRIYKSGLPIMVVNHEPAEGEHIIANWPENDQEISKVLRSFVFNTCEAVPNWNMKNFIEDQVELIKRQVGDKKVLLALSGGVDSSVVAALLLKAIGKKLVCVHVNHGLMRKGESEGVLEVFKNQMDANLVYVDASERFLNKLAGVADPEEKRKIIGAEFIRVFEEEARKLEGIEFLAQGTIYPDIVESGTKTASVVKSHHNVGGLPDDLQFSLVEPLYHLFKDEVRACGIELGLPATMVYRQPFPGPGLGVRCLGAINKIRLEAVRESDAILREEFEIAGLDKKVWQYFTIVPDFKSVGVKDHARSYEYPVIIRAINTIDAMTASIEPIDWPILLKITDRILKEVPYINRVCYDLSPKPCATIEWE
- a CDS encoding EFR1 family ferrodoxin (N-terminal region resembles flavodoxins. C-terminal ferrodoxin region binds two 4Fe-4S clusters.), which gives rise to MKKRITAMFFSGTGTTRKIVRGIAEELAKLDGEISLNEKDFTFPEARKQAVSYTKDDLVIVGVPVIAGRVPNVLLKYLNTVTGQGALGISVVVYGNRNYDDALIELKDIMEANDFVVISAGAFVGEHSFSKELAQGRPDDKDMAVVSEFARQIYSKMNAELSFVDLQVKGMKPYRPYYVAKDKEGNPFDFRKITPQTSSSCIDCKLCAQLCPMGSIDLEDVSRITGPCIKCCACVKKCPVEAKYFDDAGYLNHKHELEAACTLRREPELFS